A genomic window from Paenibacillus sp. FSL K6-0276 includes:
- a CDS encoding glycoside hydrolase family 2 TIM barrel-domain containing protein: protein MNYNYHQDLNIVRVNTMPDRTYYIPCAPSNNSISKENNERVLLLNGSWMFTYYPSFAEATLEGVSDNVLPVPSNWQMYGYDKHQYVNIDYPIPYNPPFVPKENPCGVYKRTFSVELTEEIQFYLNFEGVDSCHYVFLNGVFIGYSQVSHSTAEYDITPFLQDGENEIAVMVLKWCDGTYLEAQDKFRMSGIFRDVYLLQRPQHHVRHYVVQTSLQQESATVSFKFDDFGTALVKSVKILDAEGRVVAQGETCDDTLSLTIENPVLWNAEQPYLYQMVLDTLQERIIDTIGIRTISAQDNVLLVNGQPIKFKGVNRHDSYPDTGYVASREQIVRDLQLMKQHNINAIRTSHYPNAPEFYHLCDEYGFYVIDEGDMETHGAWTSHGDRDNDWYALVHHDPRFETAIVDRVQRLVTRDINRPCVVIWSLGNESGLGANTLAAVDAVRKLDSSRLLHYESKNFMPEDQGKFNFDILDVESYMYPDLEYTEKLAQECKKPLILCEFAHAMGNGPGSLSEYYELFYRYDGFAGGFVWEWCDHAILQYDSSGNAQYLYGGDFGEKLHDGNFCVDGLVYPDRTPHTGLMELKNCARPVHITRAGNTFSVENKLDFADLSDAVTIVWSLEQNGTKIAEGSIANFNLAPHAKVPLPLSLPPIDGARVYLKFEYLQKNAHPLIPAGTSLGFDQFDLSTEDMSVSLPVSHSAVTTEQTETGWLICGEAFSYHFNTALGTFDSCVINGLECFARPAEFDIYRAPTDNDMGEAGISNYSIKHSWKNLRLDAAYTYTYETSVEQSNTCVTITCPLSLVADRAAPFCNIQAVYHVYGSGAIEVSLHVSVRQDLAYLPRFGMRYFLTEDFQNCTYFGYGPQESYSDKHAGSYKSMFNATVPELFENYIYPQENGSHYDTEECTLSNANTILKAYSTKPFSFCASEYTREELAAKKHHFELQKSGYTVWNIDYAMTGVGSGSCGPYTLEQYRLNEKEFVFDYMFMPRRNL, encoded by the coding sequence ATGAATTATAATTATCACCAGGATTTAAATATCGTTCGAGTGAACACAATGCCAGACCGGACTTATTACATTCCCTGTGCACCCAGCAACAACTCCATATCGAAAGAAAATAATGAGCGTGTATTGCTCTTGAACGGAAGCTGGATGTTTACGTATTATCCTTCCTTTGCGGAAGCTACTCTGGAGGGAGTTTCAGACAACGTCCTTCCGGTTCCGTCCAACTGGCAAATGTACGGATACGACAAGCATCAGTATGTCAACATTGATTATCCGATACCGTATAATCCGCCCTTTGTGCCAAAAGAGAACCCATGCGGTGTTTATAAGCGCACCTTCTCCGTGGAGCTTACAGAGGAAATACAGTTTTATTTGAATTTTGAAGGTGTGGATTCCTGTCATTATGTATTTCTCAACGGCGTATTTATAGGCTACAGTCAGGTCTCACATTCCACTGCGGAATATGATATAACTCCATTTTTGCAAGATGGTGAGAATGAAATCGCCGTTATGGTCTTAAAATGGTGCGACGGAACCTATCTGGAAGCACAGGATAAATTCCGCATGTCGGGCATTTTCCGCGATGTATATCTGCTGCAACGCCCGCAACATCATGTACGCCATTATGTTGTACAAACGTCCTTACAACAAGAAAGTGCCACGGTATCATTCAAGTTTGATGATTTCGGCACGGCGCTTGTTAAATCCGTTAAAATCCTGGACGCCGAGGGCAGGGTCGTGGCACAGGGCGAAACATGCGACGACACGCTTAGCCTGACTATAGAAAATCCTGTGCTTTGGAATGCCGAGCAGCCGTATTTATATCAGATGGTTCTTGATACCTTACAGGAGCGAATTATAGACACGATCGGAATTCGTACGATATCCGCTCAGGATAATGTGCTGCTTGTCAACGGTCAGCCGATCAAGTTCAAAGGTGTAAACCGTCACGACAGCTATCCCGATACCGGCTACGTGGCTTCGCGCGAGCAAATAGTACGGGATTTGCAGTTGATGAAGCAGCACAACATCAACGCTATTCGCACATCGCATTATCCAAATGCGCCGGAATTTTATCATTTATGCGATGAATACGGCTTTTATGTGATTGACGAGGGTGACATGGAAACGCATGGCGCATGGACAAGTCATGGTGATCGCGATAATGACTGGTATGCGCTTGTCCATCACGATCCGCGGTTTGAAACGGCTATTGTAGATCGTGTGCAGCGTCTAGTCACTCGCGACATCAACCGCCCTTGTGTAGTAATCTGGTCACTTGGCAACGAGAGTGGATTAGGTGCCAATACGTTAGCTGCTGTTGATGCTGTGCGGAAGCTAGACAGCTCACGTCTCCTTCATTATGAATCAAAAAACTTTATGCCTGAGGATCAGGGGAAATTCAACTTTGATATTCTGGATGTAGAAAGCTATATGTACCCTGATCTAGAATATACAGAAAAGCTGGCTCAGGAGTGCAAAAAGCCATTGATCTTGTGTGAGTTTGCCCATGCTATGGGCAATGGTCCCGGCAGTCTATCCGAATACTATGAGTTGTTCTATCGTTATGATGGTTTTGCCGGCGGCTTTGTGTGGGAATGGTGTGATCATGCCATTCTACAGTATGACTCAAGTGGCAATGCACAGTATCTATATGGCGGGGACTTTGGCGAAAAGCTGCATGATGGCAACTTCTGTGTAGACGGACTCGTTTATCCCGACCGTACGCCGCACACCGGCTTGATGGAGCTGAAGAATTGTGCCCGTCCTGTTCATATAACAAGAGCAGGAAATACATTCTCTGTAGAAAACAAGTTGGACTTTGCAGACCTCTCCGATGCTGTTACTATCGTCTGGTCGCTGGAGCAAAACGGTACTAAAATTGCAGAAGGTAGCATTGCTAACTTCAACCTTGCCCCGCACGCAAAAGTACCATTACCGCTTTCGCTGCCGCCTATAGACGGGGCTCGTGTTTATCTGAAATTCGAATATCTGCAAAAAAACGCTCATCCGCTCATCCCGGCCGGAACGTCGCTTGGATTTGATCAGTTTGATCTTTCCACAGAAGACATGAGTGTGTCCTTGCCTGTATCGCACTCTGCCGTAACGACTGAGCAAACCGAAACCGGATGGCTGATTTGTGGTGAAGCATTTTCTTATCATTTTAATACTGCACTCGGCACGTTTGATTCGTGTGTGATAAACGGCTTAGAGTGTTTTGCCAGACCAGCTGAGTTTGATATTTACCGCGCCCCTACGGATAACGATATGGGTGAGGCTGGGATTTCCAATTACAGCATCAAACATTCCTGGAAAAACCTACGGCTGGATGCGGCTTATACCTATACTTACGAAACATCGGTAGAACAATCTAATACTTGTGTTACCATTACCTGCCCTCTATCACTTGTAGCAGATCGCGCTGCTCCTTTCTGCAATATTCAAGCAGTTTATCATGTGTATGGAAGCGGAGCCATAGAAGTGTCACTGCATGTATCCGTCCGTCAGGACCTAGCCTATCTGCCGCGCTTTGGCATGCGGTATTTTCTGACCGAGGATTTTCAAAATTGTACCTATTTCGGCTATGGCCCGCAAGAGAGCTATAGCGATAAACACGCTGGTAGTTATAAAAGTATGTTTAACGCAACTGTGCCTGAGCTTTTTGAAAACTATATTTATCCGCAGGAGAACGGCTCGCACTATGACACAGAAGAATGTACACTCTCAAATGCGAATACAATACTTAAGGCATACAGCACAAAGCCTTTCAGCTTCTGCGCCTCGGAGTATACCAGAGAAGAACTGGCTGCCAAAAAACATCATTTTGAACTGCAAAAAAGTGGCTACACCGTCTGGAACATTGACTATGCGATGACTGGAGTCGGCTCAGGAAGCTGTGGTCCCTACACATTGGAACAATATCGTTTAAATGAAAAAGAATTTGTGTTCGACTATATGTTTATGCCTAGAAGAAACCTTTAA
- a CDS encoding Gfo/Idh/MocA family oxidoreductase, translating to MLNIGVIGYGVRIDMLMDDLFALPYEIQIKAVADPDHERVRALMKKDGSKESMHQMGIDKIDGLLRSCEMNPDTITFYTDADEMLDNEKLDGVIVGTNCNMHTYFAKKVLDRNLPLFLEKPVATTMEDLRTLADCEANATAPTVVSFPLRVTPLVQEVKRILDAGTIGKVEHVQAFNDVPYGFVYFHDWYRDESASKGLFLQKATHDIDVINYLLGEEPVNVCAMKSKQIYKGDMPAGLRCSECDQWETCMDSTYNITHVRNDTPRNDYCSFAVDTGNEDSGSMIVKYESGMHVMYSQNFFARKGAARRGARLYGYKGTVEFDFATNEIKVFDHMSDKVTTVRLDDQGSRHGGGDIVLMRNFVHLMQGRTTESVAPLKDGIRSALVCLQAKAFSESDQFYPVTL from the coding sequence TTGTTGAATATTGGTGTTATTGGATACGGCGTGCGGATCGACATGCTGATGGATGATTTGTTCGCGCTACCTTATGAAATCCAGATCAAGGCAGTAGCTGATCCCGACCATGAGCGCGTGCGGGCTTTAATGAAGAAAGACGGCTCCAAAGAATCGATGCACCAAATGGGAATCGATAAAATCGACGGACTTTTGCGCAGCTGCGAGATGAATCCGGATACCATTACCTTTTATACGGATGCGGACGAAATGCTGGACAACGAAAAACTGGACGGCGTGATCGTAGGTACGAACTGCAACATGCATACTTATTTCGCCAAAAAGGTGCTGGATCGCAATCTGCCGTTGTTTTTGGAAAAACCGGTGGCGACTACGATGGAGGATCTGAGAACGTTAGCCGACTGCGAAGCGAACGCAACGGCTCCCACAGTTGTTTCCTTCCCCTTGCGCGTCACACCGCTGGTGCAGGAGGTCAAGCGTATTCTAGATGCCGGCACGATTGGCAAGGTTGAGCATGTACAGGCGTTCAACGATGTTCCCTATGGATTTGTTTATTTCCACGACTGGTATCGAGATGAATCCGCTTCTAAGGGGCTTTTCCTGCAAAAGGCAACGCATGATATCGACGTCATCAACTATTTGCTGGGTGAAGAACCCGTGAACGTTTGTGCCATGAAATCCAAACAAATTTATAAAGGCGACATGCCTGCCGGTCTTCGCTGCAGCGAATGTGACCAATGGGAAACCTGTATGGACAGTACTTACAATATCACTCATGTGCGGAATGACACTCCGCGTAACGACTATTGCAGCTTTGCGGTAGACACCGGTAACGAAGACTCCGGGAGCATGATTGTGAAATACGAAAGCGGCATGCACGTCATGTATTCGCAGAACTTCTTTGCCCGCAAAGGGGCTGCGCGCCGAGGGGCTAGGTTATATGGCTATAAGGGCACCGTGGAATTCGATTTCGCCACCAATGAAATCAAAGTATTTGACCACATGAGTGATAAAGTAACCACTGTGCGTCTCGATGATCAAGGCTCGCGTCATGGCGGCGGTGATATTGTACTCATGCGGAATTTTGTACATCTGATGCAGGGCAGAACCACCGAATCCGTTGCCCCTTTGAAAGACGGGATTCGCAGCGCCCTTGTATGTCTGCAAGCCAAAGCGTTTTCCGAAAGCGATCAATTTTATCCTGTCACTTTATAA